In Anas platyrhynchos isolate ZD024472 breed Pekin duck chromosome 19, IASCAAS_PekinDuck_T2T, whole genome shotgun sequence, the genomic window TGGCTGCAGAGCCAGACTCCTGTGTGCAGGCCCCACGGGCTCAGCCTTGTGATGTTGGGGATGCTTTAGGCCCAAGCTTTGCTATCTCTGTTCCCTCTCCTGTTGCATGACAAATTAATTCTATTTTGGGATTTTGTGGTGAGCTGATCCCTCTGTTTTTGTGGTTTGAGATGGGGATTTGGCATTTCTGGATGAGCTTGTGAGTGCAGAGGGTcgtgctgcagggagaggagctgtTTGCGTGTCCCAGGATGAACTCCCAGAAGCTGTGGGGTTCTTGCAGCTGGCAAACACGTGAGCTTGGCGCTGAAAGCCAGGAAATGCTTACAAGAAACCGATAGGGGGTGGAGTGGGTGGGGGAGCGCAGGTTATCATCCGTCGGGATGTGACGAATGGACGGAAAACAAGAGGGAAGGGGGCCTATTGCTCCCAGGTGAGAACGCCCAGCGTGCAGCTGTTGCATCTCCTGTCTGCCGGTAAAAGGGTCATGTTTAATGTCTGGATGTGGTGGAGCCACGATGCTTTGATCTGGGCAGGTTTTTATGACTACCCGTGGCTGGATTTGTTCCGCTGTCCCACAAAGCATCAGCTTCTCCAGCCTGCGTGCAGAACCATGTCCTTGCTCCTTGCCTTGTTGCTCTGGGGTTCCCTGAGTGCCACCAGGCTACCTTTGGGTGCCTGGCTCTACCCCATTCCAGAGCTTTGCAGGGAACTTGGGATCTCCCAAGATCTCCTTGGTGGTCTCTTTATTGAACAAAGCCAACAATTTTCATGTGAGGCGTTAACAAACCTGGCTGCTTTTTAGTACGCTTGACTGTAAATTGGTGTGACCATGCAGAGCTGGGAAATTGAGGGCTGGAGTCTGAATATACCCTTGGGTAAGGAAACTTAGGTGGAATCACAGGACTCTCCTTTAAAGATGTGcctgaaataaaatgctggGGCCGGCCTTGCCCAGTGGTTTTGCCAACAGGACTGTGCATCTGGGCTGCAGAAATGAAGCATCCTTTGTAGCCCTCACTGGCTGTGGAGCAGAGATTAAGATCAGAGGAGGTATAAATCCCTGGAAGACTAGTTAATCCTCTAGATTTGGCCTTTATGTTGAAGAATGGCAGCTGTTAATAGTTAAAATGCTTAAATATATTGACACAAGTTTAACTGAGAGATGTTAAACATGCAAGTGTGCAGGAGAAGGGCCAAAAGTGGGCGAGTTGCGCTGATGGGATCAAGCACACAAACCCAGGTGGTTCCCattgctgccctgcagcagctgcctttACTTGGAGGCCAAGGGAAAGCTGCCGAATGCCCCTCTGCTATCAGCAGGGTGCTTGTTAATGGCGTTATCAGCGCGCTTAGCAGTAACAGCACCCAGGCTGGGCCAAGCGGATCTGTAAACAGGAGCTAAGGAGGAAGGAGGTCCGAGCCTCGCCACCGTGTTTGCCCAAAGGCTTTCTGAGGAATGCTGAGCGCCTCGCGCCTCCCCAGCCAGCCCAcacccttccttctttcccctccGCTGATAACCGGGCCGGTGACGTCTCCTGCGGGGCCAGGGAGCGAGCACCCTTTGGGGGTCAGCACGGGAGCAGCTTGGCCCCGTGTGGGCAGGGTGAGCCCAGCCCTGGCACCCGGCTCTGTCCCTGCCATACTCAGCTCTGCGTCCTCCTCGCTGGCCCTCGGCAGAGGCTGCTTGGGCCTCCTGCAGGCATTGGGGTGCCCCTTGCTGGCCAGCCCAGTACCTCGGTCTCTGCAAAGTGTtcctccagcaccagctcctggcctagcTCCAAGCGAGCCCCCAGAGCCGATCCTGCCTTGTGCCACCACTTGCCCCCTGCACTGTGACCTTCTCGACGCATCTGCTGCCCACTGACAGTAATGATTAACGTAGATTGCTCCCCTGTCACTGACGTACCTCAGGGCAAATCACTCTgataaaagactttttttttttcccccccccttgaTAATAGAACAAAACTCGCCCTCAAATAACAGATGATTAAGAAGCAGAGGGGGTGGGAAAGCCTTGGTAGTGCTGGGATGGTGACTCAGGTCAGGCCATGCCCGTGACCTTCCCCGCTCGGTTCTGAGCAGCGCTTTCTGGTTTCCTGCTCTTCAGTTCTCCCCCTTCTCGCTTCTCTCGCTGCAAAGCCTTGGCTGTGGCACCTTACCCCTGGGATCCCTCGAGGAGTGACTGTACCGGTGGGGTTCAGCGCTCCCACCAAGgccctgcagctcagctcctggcACTCTGAGGTGTTTCTGTACCCAACTGAAGCTCCTGCAAGGCCTGAGAGCACCAGGGCAGCTCTTTTGTCTCCAGTAGCTCTTTGTGTGCAATGTCTGCCGCTTGGCAGTCACCGTGAAGCACACTGATGCCCCCCTTCCAAATGCGGGCCTGATCTCTGCTCCGTAACTGATGGCAGCCCCCTCGGTAGGATGCTGCTGGCCCAGCCTCATTCTCTGCTCTgacacagcgcccaagccccatgcctcagtttcccagcCTGAAGGTGTGGAAGATGGAGTTGGTGGAGCTTTGCCCCTCTCACAAGGACGGAGCAGCTCTCAGCTAACGGGACCCCTCCATGTCTCCCAGGTAGGCTGCGTTCgggctgctctcctctccttccaaCTCCCCGGTAAGAACAGGAGTTGCTCTGAGCACTGGGGCTGCGAGGAGGGCACAAGGCTCGGGTCGGGCACGTCGCCTTGCAGGGCTCGGCTGTGGCAGTGCCAGCCCCATGGCACACCCGGCTTTCGTCCCCAAGCCTGGGACGCTTGGCAGGTTGCCACCAGCCTCGGAGATAATCCCTTTGCACACTAGCTGACAACAGATATCTTTTGGGTAAGCAGTCCTTGAGCATACAGCAGGGCACGTGCTCACAGAGGGGTTTTTCTTaaggtttggttttttttttttttttagtttgtttgaggggtggtgtttgttttttttggggggggtggtgttgtgtttttttttttttttttcttttctttttgggcTTGTtaattctctttctctcctttattAGATATATAGATAATAGGGAAATAGCTATTTGTGAACCCTACCCACTGCCTCCCCCGACATGCAAGTATGTGGCTGGAAGAAGAATGCAGTCCTTGGCTATAAACCACAGCCGTGCCCGCACTTGCAGCATGGAGATACCTCAGGTTAGCAAGTGGGCATCACGGACTTTGTGGCATTCCCAGAATTGTGCTTTATCAGGGTGTGATGGCTTGTGGCTGGATGTTGTTTCCTGCTGATCCGTCACCTTGGAGTGATTGGTCTGGGATTCAGTATCAGCGCTGTTTGCACGCTGCCTTGCCTGGCTTGGTGCACCCAGGCTTGGGAACCTGGGACCAGGCAATGGGTGTGCAGGAAGAAAACCCTGCGTGTCCCTAAGGAACAGAGGTGGTGATTGAAGGTGTTGTTGACCTGtcagagctcagcaccttgGGGTAAACCAAAGCATGAGGGCATACGTAGGACTGACGTCTGCTCACCATTTGCGTCTCTTTCTTGACATAACCTGTGACTCCCGCAGTTAAAATTAACAAaccttttctaaaacaaaagcCAGTTTCTGGACAGAGATTTTATCTTAACTCTTTTTCGGCATTGTTCTGGTAAAGTCTCTGCCAGGTTGATGGGGCAGGAGAGGCAGACAGGCTGCTCCCAGGCTCgtgaagggaaggagggacCCATCCAGGGGTGCTGGGGCACTGCAGTCTCCTGGGGACAGGGAAAATGGGCTCATGATGCCCAATGCCAGCCCCAGAGAGAATGTGGAGTGGTGATGCTGGTGTCAGACTGCCCAGGGACACCACTGCCTTCTGTTTTGGGGGTCTGGGTCTGTTTCTGAAGGGGGAAGGTGGTTTCAGATGCCCGGGCTGGCAGTGCAAGCACAGCACGTGCAGTCTGGGCTGTTAGACAGAAAATCACATCACTCGGTTTCAAATATcatgatttccttttatttttattttttcctttggcagATGCACAcgtctgtaggaaaaaaaaaaaaaaaaagtctgaaagatTTCTGCTGCCTGTGCGCTATTCTTTATTTGAGCAATAACCTTGGATGTCTCGGGGTACAGACAAAGCTCGGCTGTGCCATTTTGGCACACGTCTTCCCCCCGGAGTGATGCCAGGCGGTGTGGGCTTCCCGCAGCTCTGCTTGGCCTCTGGACAAGGCGGATAGCCCACTTCTATCTCCTGCAGCCCAGGTGTCCTGCTCTGAAAGCCTCCTCAACCATACCATGGTTCACGGAGGGCTGCAGGCACCCAGAAACTTGTGTCGGGGCTGTGCTCACAGCCTCAGTGCCAGCACAGGCTGGCAGATGCAGTGCAATCATACCTTAAGGGCATGGGACAGCAAGGGAGAGCTGTAGCATTGGACTGATTGCTGCGTTGTAGGGTGCAGAAGGTCCCTCTAGGAGGTCAGAGTTACAGtgaaaatcaataaataatctcgtgtacaaaaatgtatttatattaaaaaaaaaatcatctattaaaaaaaaaaaagaaagaaaagaaaaacaaatctcttcATCGTTCTGTATTGCCCATAGGATCTTTATGGCTCTTGAGCCctgatttaggaaaaaatgggggaaaagtATGCTTCAACCTTGTCAGGGCCAGCCCAGGACCACGCACAGCACTCCCTCCTGGCACAGAAAGCTTCCTCCAGGAGGAAGGGAAACAGCAGGGGCTGACACAGAGAAGGGGCAAGAGGGCCAGTTGAAATGGGCAATACAAAGAGGAAGGATCCAGCATTTCCAAAAGCCTTTTTTGATCGCTTGTTTTTCACATCTCTGCAGGGCAGTGATTTCTGACTGGCCGTACCAGAAGGTGAGTGGTTTCCCTTTCTTTGCCTTCTGCACCTGGGTTAGCCCCTCGTGCCCACTGGTCTCTGCGTGCAGGCAGGATTGGGCGCGTTTGCAGGCAGACACTGACTCTCCTACGGGGCTGAGCACCCACCCCACGGGAGAATAAGTCAGTGGCATGAAGTGAACAGGCTCTTAAGAAGGCAGGTATGTGTCTTTGCATGAATCAAGAGTAATTACCGTGATCCTATGCTGgatcccttttttcttttaagctctAAGAACTTCAGGCACACATATGCACATCCATCCACACGCaagtagcaaaaataaaatctggacTATGTTTGGATGATCTTCACTGACAGTTCAGAAATGCCCCAACACTGCGAGGGGACATGATTCAGGCAGTGCTGGGAATCCCTCGGGACCCCTGGGCAGTCTCCCAGCCCTGGGGTGGGAAGGTGGATTGCTCGAGGAGGATCTCATCTTCCTTGCAAGAGAGTCTTTAGGACATGATGTAGACCTCCAGCAAACTGGCCACTGCATGCATTCGGTAGAAGATCCCAAAGGGCAGGCAAATGTCCACAATAGCCGGCCACATGGAATCGCCATAGAAGTTCAGTTCTGTATCGTTGTCGAAGTGGGGCCGGGCACCAAACGCTGGCATGATCCAGAGCTGTTTGAGGAAATGGGAGAATAACGCTGTGGTGAGAGAGGGGAATGGCAGAGCAAGCACCTGCAATGACAGCTCCCGAGAGAGGTGGTGAAAGAACAACCTTCTGAGTGTGAGACCAACGCGAGGAACCCCTGTTCACAATCAAGACCAAGTATGAGCTAGCGTTGTACCAAAAGAACAGCTTCAATTCATGCCCAGAAGATGGGCTTGGAAGAAGGCGAGCATGTCGTGTGTCAATGTGGACCTGGCCTGCTCAGGCTCTGGGAGGAGCAAGCATGGGTAGGGTTGATCTGGCAGCAGTTTGGGCTGCTCAGGCTCGGCGTGCGTAAGTTGAGCTCAGAAGCTCAGCTGGTGTGTGTATGGTTGGGTGGGAGTCACCAGCATGTTCTTTATCAGCTGTTGTGTGAAGTGAGTTAGAGGATGTGATGCATTAACCAGCTGGGAATTTGGAGGCTCTCTTGAGATGTAATGTGTAGCTTGGCACTTTCAAAGGTGCAGCTGTCATCCTTCTTTGAATCCACCCAACATTCTTTCTTTGGGTGAGTAAGAGAATaatttaatctattttattgcttttagtAAGCTACTTTACTATCTACTAATACTCAGTGAAACTACTGAAACCGATTCTTTCGTACCCGCTGATTTTGTCTGATATTCTGTCGATAACTGATGTCCTCTCTCAGCAAAGCCTAAAATATCTTAACTCCAGGACAGTTGCTCTTATAAATGACAAGGGAATTAGAGCTGGCTGcacttaaaaatgtaaataagtcCACTCCTCGTGTAGTGGAAGCACAGAAAGGGTGGTTTTTGTATGGGCCCCATCCTTTCCAACCATCTTTCAGACATTTGTgctccctcccctcttcccccaCCCTGAGAAACTCTTCTCCCTGCATGTACTCACTATGATGTTGCTCAGCAGGAGGAACATGGAGATCTCCCTTAAGCACTTCCTCCTCCAGTTCATCTTCTTGGGGGCCGTGAGGGACCGCACGAGGTCGGAAGGAAGGCTGGCCTCAGCGCCAGGGGCAGTGCTAGGCGCCAAGGTGCTGCTGCCGTCGGGCACGCGGAGGGACACGGCGCTGATGTTAACAAAGGTGAGACCACAGAGGTCCTTCTGGCGAGAACCGTGCTTGTGGTCCTCCTTGGGGGGCTGCCGATGAAGGCCTTCGATGATGAAGATGTTCTGGAAGGTGTGCTGGGCGATCATCAGGAGGGCGTAGGTCAGGTTGAGGGCGCTGATGGCGTCTCTTGGTGTGCTGGCCACGATGGCCACGATGGAGTAGTAGGAAATAGCGTACTGCCCCAGGGCTGCGCCCATCAGCAGGGCCACGTCCAGGGTCCTGGTCGGGTTCTTGTGCcggtccatgtctctcttgtcgAAGCGGTAGATGACGGAGCCTCCAATGCAGACGAGAGACATCAGGCCCAGACACACGATGTTGAAGATGTAGTACATGGTGAGTGCTTGGCTCTTGTTGGTGGATTCGGTGATGGAGTTTACCTGCACCTCATAAACGATAAGGACGCCCAGGCCGCTCACCAGAATGATGAGGCCCAACACGATGCCTACAAAGAAGGTCCTTCGGAAGAGCCTGAACTTCAGGCGATGGATGTGGTGGGAGTGGTGTTCTATAAAGCGGCCGACGTTCTTCCACATGACATAAACCATGGCAGAGGCAAACAGGCTGTACTCGATGTTAAAGGGGTACAGCCAGAAGTAGCCATTCTTGAAAATCTGGCAGATTTGGCTGTTGCAATTGCAAACGTCAGTGGAGCTGCTTCTCATTCCCactgaaagaagataaaaacacAGATGTATTACAGATAGAGGCCAGCACTTATTAGCAGCCATGAAGAACGGGGTGGTTAGGATCAGTGGAAAACAAGACCAAGGAGAGAAGAATACATGACCTTTGAAAACAAGGACGCATCAACCTCAGCTTTTTGGTGTTTGTGCTTTTTCTAAAGAAGTTAGGTGGCAGGTTAAAtctctttttccctcccttcttccttctcaCCCCATTTGTCCAGACCCTTCCACCTTCCACTCTCCTCAATGGTACACACTGAAGAAATGAACATTAAGACCTAGCCTTTAACATATCGGCTCTGTTAAAGGAACCTTCAGCTCTAGATGGGCCTTCTGAAAATGCCCTGATAAAACCTGACATGAAGAGCTATTTCTACCCCAAGTGTTCAATTCCTGTACCAGATGGCTTCACAAATGGGCAAATTACCTTTCAGGAGCCATCTGAGGAGGTCATCtgtcacatttttcttcaactTTGAGTGTGCTTTGTGAACGGACTCGTCTGTCACTGCAGACATCCACACTGCTAAGTTTGTAGTCAGAGTTAGCATCAAGCCGCACCtgcagaagaaggaggaggatcCCCAGATTAAGGCAATGGCCCTAGGCCATGTTGCTCCCATCCACGTTATAGACCTGTATGTGTGGCCAGAAGGACTGTGGGAGCTGCCTGAGGTGGTTTGAGGACTCAGTAGTAGACAGGGCTAGAAGTCCTAACCCTTTGTGTTGCTGTTCTCACTCTCTTCCTACTTTTTGTCCATGCTCATGAGAATTAGTAAAGCCTGAATCCTTCTGTTGGTTTTGGAGGAGCTTCTCAACAGGGAATAGATTAATAGGTCTGGGTTGGTCTCCAGTGTTGCAAAAGTGGACAAGatcttggtttttttttttttttttaaatttatttatttttattttttttagcctgAGGAGGCTTGCCCACTGCATCTTTGCTTTCCATAGGGAAGCAGAAGTCAGCTATGAAGCATTTTATATAATGCTAATCATTTATTTAATACTAATCTGCTTGAGTGATGCTTGTATTCCAGCCCTGCTCAATCCATGGGTTATAAACCTCAATGGTTTGAGCTGGGATCTTAGGCTAGCTGGAAACTCAGCAGTTTTAATTTTGGTTAGCATTAAGGGAGTTGGGTTTGTCCCCTTGTGGCATCTCAGCTGAGTGAGACAGTGCAGCAGATTTGCAGTGGCCCCGTGTTTCTGGACCAGAGGgataaagaaaagcagcattgCTCACCTGGTAACGTTCAGGTGGACGTGGACGCAGTCTTTGGCAGACATCCATAGGAAGTATGTCTGGCAAggacacaagaagaaaaagagagcttTGTTGCAAGAATACCATCGTTCTGAAGCAGGGATCTCTCTTTAGCTTTGGTCCAGCCGGGCACAGGCTGTGAGCCCATAAGCCTGGCCATTTTGTTTGCAGTCTGCGGTCTGTTTTTTGCTCCTCCTGCCCAGTCCCACTGCCCCTGCTCTGCCCGTGCCCAAACTCTATTCCTACCTAAATTGTCCCTATCCAACTTCTTTCCTCATTGGTATCGACCCAGAGCAGATGGCCCTCTGTGCAGGGACTGCAAACTACAAGGCAGTCGCTGCCCTGCCCgtcctcctccctctctcctcttcACGGGAAAGACCTGGCTGGATGCTGCTTAGAGCCCGTGGCAAGGCATCCTGGCACAAATCCAGCTGTcacaggctggggctgcttgGAATCAATGCCTCAAAGCGAGTTGGCACAGCTGGAAGTTGCTGTGGTTTGCTGGAGCTGCCCTACGTCCGTGAGACTGGAGCTCCTTCCCCTGGTGGCTCCGTCCCTCTACAGCTCCCCAGGGCACAGCGCAGCCGCCTCACCTGGACAACCACGAATATTGCTTGCACAATGGGGTAGATGATTTTGATCGCAGACAGGCAGCTGTAGAAGCTGGAGTAATATCCTATTTTGAACACATCCATGACAAGGCTGAAAATGGCAAACAGGATCAGGCCTCCTGTTGAAGAGACAGAGTATTTGTGGTTGGGGAGATGGATGCACGTGGGATAATGCAGAtgggggaaaggaagaggaggaactATTGCTGTAGAGAGGCTTTGCTTCTACCTCAGTTTTTCCTCTCCCACCACCCAAATCATGGAGTAAATTTGGCTAGAAAGGATTTCGGAAAGTCATCTGGATAAACACTCCAGTCTGACTGGGACTAACAGGTCTTGCAATGGaaaatggcaaggctgggaagGAGCCTGGTGTTGTAAAGAGCTGAGAGCCCTCGCAGGTAAAGGGAGACCTGGCAGTGAAGCCAGGGGAGGGACTAGGAGCAGACCTGAAGCAGGGCATGATGCTACACCCCAGCACGGGAGAAGGAGCCTGTGCCCCAGGTGGTCATTCCTTCTTGTAATAATTAATGCCCACGTGAACTGCTCAGCCTGCCTCTTGCCTCCAGCATTTGCCCCCCAAGAGCTCCTACCTCTCAGCCAGATGGGTCCAGCGTGGGAGTCTCTGCAGAGGATGGCATCTGGGCAGCGGGCGGTGCTGACGAGGTAGAAGATGATCCAGACGATGACTA contains:
- the OTOP2 gene encoding proton channel OTOP2 translates to MTEEPVRKDSEIQRSNSSMGCGHKDDKASLASSQIAPYSHQPSAPASKEVWKKGGRMFSILLAVHLALLACTLVSSGAFEKIAVHDYDVFFLLTVMMLIVIVWIIFYLVSTARCPDAILCRDSHAGPIWLRGGLILFAIFSLVMDVFKIGYYSSFYSCLSAIKIIYPIVQAIFVVVQTYFLWMSAKDCVHVHLNVTRCGLMLTLTTNLAVWMSAVTDESVHKAHSKLKKNVTDDLLRWLLKVGMRSSSTDVCNCNSQICQIFKNGYFWLYPFNIEYSLFASAMVYVMWKNVGRFIEHHSHHIHRLKFRLFRRTFFVGIVLGLIILVSGLGVLIVYEVQVNSITESTNKSQALTMYYIFNIVCLGLMSLVCIGGSVIYRFDKRDMDRHKNPTRTLDVALLMGAALGQYAISYYSIVAIVASTPRDAISALNLTYALLMIAQHTFQNIFIIEGLHRQPPKEDHKHGSRQKDLCGLTFVNISAVSLRVPDGSSTLAPSTAPGAEASLPSDLVRSLTAPKKMNWRRKCLREISMFLLLSNIILWIMPAFGARPHFDNDTELNFYGDSMWPAIVDICLPFGIFYRMHAVASLLEVYIMS